A single Candidatus Hydrogenedentota bacterium DNA region contains:
- a CDS encoding Zn-ribbon domain-containing OB-fold protein — protein sequence MTGEPNDCFIIEGQMALPYQYFAGAVGSRFLLALRDGKKILGVRGAKSGRTVVPPRQTCERTFERLDQDWVEVGPEGTVTGFTVIRYREPYQPKEPPYVLALIRLDGADSCISHLLNCGDPACAHVGMRVRAVFAEESVDNILAIRHFEPVP from the coding sequence ATGACCGGCGAACCCAATGATTGCTTCATTATTGAGGGGCAGATGGCCCTGCCGTACCAGTATTTTGCCGGGGCGGTCGGCAGCCGGTTCCTCCTGGCGCTTCGCGACGGCAAGAAGATTCTCGGAGTGCGCGGCGCCAAGTCCGGCAGGACCGTTGTACCGCCCCGTCAGACCTGCGAACGGACCTTCGAACGTCTGGACCAGGACTGGGTCGAGGTGGGCCCCGAAGGCACGGTCACCGGCTTCACCGTTATCCGGTACCGGGAACCCTACCAGCCCAAAGAACCGCCCTATGTGCTTGCCTTGATTCGTCTGGACGGCGCGGATTCGTGCATTTCGCACCTGTTGAACTGCGGCGACCCCGCCTGTGCTCATGTCGGCATGCGTGTTCGGGCCGTTTTTGCAGAGGAATCC
- a CDS encoding OB-fold domain-containing protein has product MPEKEKQELIVSRQVLSIPQRFATGPIMGRFLAELRDNRRIMAVRVPGGRCLLPPREVDAVSHQEATEWVEVGPGGVIRDVDVVYYASPDPLTGETRDVPYVICWVDLDGAGADSPLWHLLDAPDLGKVRRGARVRAVFNEERSGCMEDIKHFELVD; this is encoded by the coding sequence ATGCCTGAAAAAGAGAAACAGGAACTCATTGTCTCGCGGCAGGTGTTAAGCATTCCGCAACGGTTCGCGACAGGCCCGATCATGGGCCGGTTCCTGGCCGAATTGCGGGATAATCGGCGAATCATGGCCGTGCGCGTGCCGGGTGGGCGTTGTCTGCTGCCGCCGCGCGAGGTTGATGCCGTTTCCCATCAGGAAGCCACCGAATGGGTCGAAGTCGGGCCGGGGGGCGTCATCCGCGATGTTGACGTCGTGTATTACGCGAGCCCGGATCCGCTCACTGGCGAGACGCGCGATGTCCCGTACGTGATTTGCTGGGTCGACCTGGACGGCGCAGGCGCGGATTCGCCGCTCTGGCATCTGCTGGACGCGCCGGACCTGGGCAAGGTGCGCCGCGGCGCGCGCGTGCGCGCGGTGTTCAATGAAGAACGGAGTGGTTGTATGGAAGACATTAAACACTTCGAACTCGTTGACTAG
- a CDS encoding thiolase family protein — translation MKRKRRNVAIIGSGMSRFSSHREEVNQPEMIHEAVVEALDDAGVTLDDVDCVLHGNMELFEMVHQPDMWHTLGSGVWGKSGLRLTTGGTTGITLACAADNLVASGLHDVVLAIGFEKLQEGHTTGGITNMADPLWGRSIQTGALTGTTAQAVIDEFGEDRAKYAAMKMRTIMDEHAMLNEKAHRRLGLDRNFIKEMAENSPPLAGELRMLHMCSQSDGACAVLFVAEYKVDQFRATPAWIIDHETVHREETLLFSQEKTTMRVAAERLYSRNGITDPRRDIDVFEMYDPSAWWGLDWLREFLLLEGDEHLKMVENDEIRLDGAFPLNPSGGVQASNPIGATALVRVAEAAMQVRGAAGSHQVPKPVRRALASGFGGTLWTVLMLLAKEKPAPGEVRHA, via the coding sequence ATGAAGCGTAAACGCCGGAACGTCGCGATCATCGGGAGCGGCATGTCCCGCTTCTCCAGTCATCGCGAGGAAGTGAACCAGCCCGAAATGATCCACGAAGCCGTGGTCGAAGCGCTCGACGACGCGGGCGTCACGCTTGATGACGTGGACTGCGTGCTCCATGGCAACATGGAGCTATTCGAGATGGTGCACCAGCCGGACATGTGGCACACGCTCGGCAGCGGCGTGTGGGGCAAATCGGGACTGCGCCTGACCACAGGCGGCACCACCGGCATCACGCTCGCTTGCGCCGCGGACAACCTCGTCGCGTCGGGGCTGCACGACGTTGTGCTCGCCATCGGTTTCGAGAAGCTCCAGGAGGGTCATACGACCGGCGGAATTACGAACATGGCCGACCCGCTCTGGGGGCGCAGCATCCAAACCGGCGCGCTGACCGGCACCACCGCGCAGGCGGTCATCGACGAATTCGGCGAAGACCGCGCGAAATACGCCGCAATGAAGATGCGCACCATCATGGACGAGCACGCCATGCTTAATGAGAAAGCGCACCGGCGTCTCGGGCTCGACCGGAATTTCATCAAGGAAATGGCGGAGAACTCGCCGCCACTGGCAGGCGAGCTGCGCATGCTGCACATGTGTTCGCAGAGCGACGGCGCCTGCGCGGTCCTGTTCGTCGCGGAGTACAAGGTCGACCAGTTCCGCGCCACGCCCGCGTGGATTATCGACCATGAGACGGTCCATCGCGAAGAGACGCTCCTGTTCAGCCAGGAGAAGACGACCATGCGTGTTGCGGCGGAACGGCTCTACAGCCGGAACGGCATCACTGACCCGCGCCGCGACATCGACGTGTTCGAGATGTACGACCCGTCCGCCTGGTGGGGGCTCGACTGGCTGCGCGAATTCCTCCTGCTCGAAGGCGATGAGCACCTGAAAATGGTCGAGAACGACGAAATTCGGCTCGACGGCGCATTTCCGCTGAATCCCTCGGGCGGCGTCCAGGCGAGCAATCCGATCGGCGCGACGGCGCTTGTGCGCGTTGCGGAGGCCGCGATGCAGGTGCGCGGCGCCGCCGGGAGCCACCAGGTCCCGAAACCGGTCCGGCGCGCGTTGGCTTCCGGTTTCGGAGGGACGCTCTGGACGGTGCTCATGCTGCTCGCGAAGGAAAAACCGGCGCCGGGAGAGGTGCGACATGCCTGA